A region from the Clostridium beijerinckii genome encodes:
- a CDS encoding accessory regulator AgrB, which translates to MLKIEDICEKTSDYIAQELNFDNDKKSVINYGIFAFIQMGICIALVIIVGFIFNVTIEALIVSFTISILRKNSGGVHSHSPERCAVIGTVASVGMALISKYINVGFSFVIFVGGIIFIWSYYIVYKLAPVDSIAKPIKSIEKRRRLKKSSFMILSVYLIIVVFNIVCYLLMKNFNLLIYSLCIYMGLLWQVFSLTKSGHLILGKLG; encoded by the coding sequence ATGCTTAAAATTGAAGATATATGTGAAAAGACTTCTGATTACATTGCTCAAGAATTAAATTTTGATAATGATAAAAAATCTGTAATAAATTATGGAATATTTGCTTTTATTCAAATGGGAATTTGTATAGCATTAGTTATAATAGTTGGATTTATTTTTAATGTAACTATTGAAGCACTTATAGTATCATTTACCATAAGTATATTAAGGAAAAATTCTGGAGGAGTTCATTCGCATTCTCCAGAGAGGTGTGCAGTTATAGGTACTGTTGCTAGTGTTGGTATGGCATTAATATCAAAATATATAAATGTTGGTTTTAGTTTTGTTATATTTGTTGGAGGTATCATATTTATATGGTCATATTATATTGTATATAAGTTAGCCCCTGTTGATAGTATAGCGAAACCTATTAAAAGTATTGAAAAGAGACGAAGATTAAAAAAAAGTTCCTTTATGATATTAAGTGTTTATTTAATTATTGTAGTATTTAATATTGTATGCTATTTATTAATGAAAAATTTTAATTTATTGATTTATTCATTATGTATATACATGGGATTATTATGGCAGGTTTTTTCTTTAACTAAAAGTGGGCATTTAATATTAGGAAAGTTAGGTTAA
- a CDS encoding cyclic lactone autoinducer peptide yields the protein MKNRILMSVATIATLVASILATSACYWGHYQPEEPKCLREE from the coding sequence ATGAAAAACAGAATTTTAATGAGTGTAGCAACAATAGCAACGCTTGTTGCTTCAATACTAGCAACTTCAGCATGTTACTGGGGACATTATCAACCAGAAGAACCAAAATGTTTAAGAGAAGAATAA
- a CDS encoding ATP-dependent helicase — protein MNFKQLGLSDDLINILKNTGITAPTPIQEQSISLIKDGKDVIAEAATGTGKTLAFLLPIFENINSESNEIQALILTPTRELAIQITDEANKLKDAKDINILATYGGRDISSQLKKLNNNIHLIIATPGRLLDHLERGTIDLSKLKTFVLDEADQMLLMGFKNEVEAIMKVMPKKHQMLCFSATMDSSVKKLAYRYMNDPTIVSIKKEEVTLSAIKQDVVETTDRNKRDALCKVLDEDNPFMAIIFCRTKRRVDELEVILHTRKYNCVKLHSDIPQNKRERIMKSFRNADIQYLIATDVAARGLDISGITHIYNYDIPEAVESYIHRIGRTGRAGESGYTCMFVDPKNLRDLEQIEKTIGFKIPRRDIMI, from the coding sequence ATGAATTTTAAACAATTAGGTCTTAGTGATGATTTAATAAATATATTAAAAAACACTGGAATTACTGCTCCTACCCCAATTCAAGAACAAAGTATATCTCTTATAAAGGATGGGAAAGATGTAATTGCAGAGGCTGCCACTGGAACTGGTAAAACTCTCGCTTTTTTACTACCTATTTTTGAGAATATAAATTCAGAGTCAAATGAAATTCAAGCTCTTATATTAACGCCAACTAGAGAACTTGCTATTCAAATAACTGATGAAGCTAATAAGCTTAAAGATGCTAAAGACATAAATATCTTAGCAACTTATGGAGGGCGTGACATTTCATCTCAACTAAAAAAATTGAATAATAATATTCATTTAATAATTGCAACTCCTGGTAGACTTTTAGACCATTTAGAAAGAGGAACAATTGATTTAAGTAAATTAAAAACTTTTGTTTTAGACGAAGCAGATCAAATGTTACTCATGGGCTTTAAAAATGAAGTTGAAGCAATTATGAAAGTAATGCCTAAAAAACACCAAATGCTTTGTTTCTCTGCAACAATGGATTCATCAGTAAAAAAATTAGCTTATAGATATATGAATGATCCAACTATTGTTTCTATAAAAAAAGAGGAAGTTACTTTAAGTGCTATTAAACAAGATGTGGTCGAAACTACTGATAGAAATAAAAGAGATGCTTTATGTAAAGTATTAGATGAAGATAATCCATTTATGGCTATTATATTCTGTAGAACTAAAAGAAGAGTTGATGAACTTGAAGTAATTTTACATACTCGTAAATACAATTGCGTAAAATTACATAGCGATATTCCACAAAATAAAAGAGAAAGAATAATGAAATCTTTTAGAAATGCAGATATTCAATATTTAATAGCTACAGATGTTGCCGCAAGAGGTTTAGATATAAGTGGTATAACTCATATTTACAACTATGATATACCAGAAGCTGTTGAAAGCTATATCCACCGTATAGGTAGAACTGGTAGAGCTGGGGAAAGTGGTTATACTTGTATGTTTGTAGATCCTAAGAACTTGAGAGATTTAGAACAAATTGAAAAAACTATTGGATTTAAAATTCCTAGAAGAGATATAATGATCTAA
- a CDS encoding diguanylate cyclase has product MKIIKNGKQKQINDIVSVVKLFSILLMGINLCKYVFKDNSSFIYLTKIYYTFTYLFIPLMIIILIYFGWTFSTKNKIKNKYGDILNKIEIAIFIIVFTIIIFICGANQSQYKFLYLFIIITTTIQSGMKQGLIVSGISSLIILVMDIALVQNAAVNTYFQDDLVLAGIFILTAWPLGFYVKIEGEHIKMLEDMINIDGLTELYNHRYFCDTLTEKVKIGDMENKPVSMIFIDIDYFKQYNDTHGHQKGDYVLRKLGEVIRTSIRKEDIAARYGGEEFAIILPDTNEEEAINIAESLRKKIETTYFEGEESQPKGKVTASMGVSVYPDKAKDDVELIKSSDDALYRAKFFNKNRVEAYTSILDEIKSNIDEKDVELVTSIKTLISVINAKDRYTYGHVERVVMYSRIMADKLHLSERDKQILIYGAYMHDIGKINIGKEILMKKMQLTNDEWEELKQHPVNGVEIIKSVKSLQEIIPLIISHHERYDGKGYPNNLKGERIPYLARILTVVDSFDAMTSNRPYNNRKTYEEGIEEVRRCSGTQFDPKIAKTFIEVISSNVGISFFENIDNGSGGNEDSICQ; this is encoded by the coding sequence ATGAAAATCATAAAAAATGGTAAACAAAAACAAATAAATGATATAGTATCTGTAGTAAAACTATTTTCAATTTTACTTATGGGTATAAATTTATGTAAATATGTCTTTAAAGATAATAGTTCATTTATATATTTAACTAAAATTTATTATACATTTACATATTTATTTATACCATTAATGATAATAATTTTGATTTATTTTGGATGGACTTTTTCAACTAAAAATAAAATTAAAAACAAATATGGGGATATATTAAATAAAATTGAAATAGCGATATTTATAATCGTATTTACAATAATTATATTTATATGTGGAGCAAATCAAAGTCAATATAAATTTTTGTATTTATTTATAATAATAACAACAACAATTCAATCTGGAATGAAGCAAGGATTAATAGTTTCAGGTATTTCATCTTTGATTATTTTAGTTATGGATATTGCTCTGGTACAAAATGCAGCAGTAAATACTTATTTCCAAGACGATTTGGTTTTGGCAGGAATATTTATTTTAACAGCATGGCCTTTGGGTTTTTATGTAAAGATAGAAGGAGAACATATTAAGATGTTAGAAGATATGATAAATATTGACGGACTTACGGAGCTATATAATCATAGGTATTTTTGTGACACATTAACTGAGAAAGTTAAGATTGGAGATATGGAGAATAAACCTGTATCCATGATTTTTATAGATATAGACTATTTTAAACAATATAATGATACTCATGGTCATCAAAAAGGAGATTATGTCCTTAGAAAATTAGGTGAAGTTATTAGGACAAGTATAAGAAAAGAAGACATTGCTGCAAGGTATGGAGGAGAAGAGTTTGCAATAATATTGCCAGATACTAATGAAGAAGAAGCAATAAATATAGCAGAAAGCTTAAGGAAAAAGATAGAAACCACATATTTCGAAGGAGAAGAAAGCCAACCCAAAGGTAAGGTTACTGCTTCAATGGGAGTGTCAGTTTATCCAGACAAGGCGAAAGATGATGTTGAATTAATAAAAAGTTCAGATGATGCATTATATAGGGCAAAGTTTTTTAATAAAAATAGAGTTGAGGCATATACATCTATTTTAGATGAAATTAAAAGCAATATAGATGAAAAAGATGTTGAACTTGTTACATCAATAAAGACTTTAATTAGTGTTATAAATGCAAAAGACAGGTATACATATGGACATGTAGAAAGAGTCGTAATGTATAGTAGAATTATGGCGGATAAGCTTCACTTAAGTGAAAGAGATAAGCAAATTTTAATTTATGGTGCTTATATGCATGATATTGGTAAGATTAATATTGGTAAGGAAATATTGATGAAAAAAATGCAACTTACAAATGACGAATGGGAGGAGCTTAAGCAACATCCTGTTAATGGAGTGGAGATAATAAAATCAGTAAAATCACTTCAAGAAATAATTCCACTAATTATAAGCCATCATGAAAGATATGATGGAAAAGGATATCCTAACAATCTAAAAGGTGAGAGAATACCTTATCTTGCAAGGATTCTAACAGTTGTAGATAGCTTTGATGCAATGACGTCAAATAGACCATATAATAATAGAAAGACTTATGAAGAGGGCATAGAGGAAGTTAGAAGGTGCAGTGGAACACAATTTGATCCTAAGATTGCAAAAACTTTTATTGAAGTTATTTCAAGCAATGTTGGAATTTCTTTTTTTGAGAATATTGATAATGGTAGTGGAGGTAATGAAGATTCTATATGCCAATAA
- a CDS encoding IS1182 family transposase, giving the protein MYKIKKSYTKDYNEFNDNFQLILPLNLENLIPEDDSVRLLSHVLEGLDYRKLYKAYSSVGRKPAVEPKIMFKIISYAYSQNVYSSRKIEKACKRDINFRWLLQGCKAPDHATISRFRKDYLSNEVIEELFYQQVNYLADQNEVLFENVFIDGTKIEANANRYTFVWKKAIYKNEEKMFNKILTLVENVNLEELKEFSIQKETLINDLDKILEWLLYEKEKRNIEFVHGIGKRKTTIQKWIEQLFEYKERQEKYNFSKTIFSNRNSYSKTDPDATFMHMKDDHMRNGQLKPAYNVQIAVESEYVTGVGIFDDRNDIATLIPMLNNMQEKIGRKYLNVISDSGYESEENYLFLEYNNQTPYIKPQTYEKWKKRSFKNDISKRENMQYDAESDFYVCNNGRKLIPTSIIHRKSASGYKSEVTVYECESCDNCVHKEKCTKAKGNRKMQVSKTFVEKREISYRNITTEIGAKLRMNRSIQVEGAFGVLKSDYEFNRFLTRGKNSVKTEFILLCFGYNINKLHSKIQNGRTQKHLHELKQSA; this is encoded by the coding sequence ATGTACAAAATAAAGAAATCATACACTAAAGATTATAATGAATTTAATGATAATTTTCAACTTATATTACCATTAAATTTGGAAAATTTAATACCAGAAGATGATTCTGTTCGCTTGCTAAGCCACGTATTGGAGGGATTAGATTACAGAAAGTTGTATAAGGCGTACTCTTCCGTTGGAAGAAAACCGGCAGTGGAACCCAAAATCATGTTCAAAATAATATCGTATGCGTATTCTCAAAATGTTTATTCAAGTAGAAAAATAGAAAAAGCATGTAAAAGAGATATAAATTTTAGATGGCTGCTTCAAGGATGCAAAGCCCCTGATCATGCTACAATTAGTAGATTTCGAAAAGATTATCTTTCAAATGAAGTAATTGAAGAATTATTTTATCAGCAAGTTAATTATTTAGCTGATCAAAATGAAGTATTATTTGAAAATGTATTTATTGATGGTACTAAAATCGAGGCGAATGCCAATCGATATACTTTTGTTTGGAAGAAAGCCATTTACAAAAATGAAGAGAAAATGTTTAATAAAATTCTTACTCTTGTTGAAAATGTCAATCTTGAAGAATTGAAAGAATTTAGTATTCAAAAAGAAACATTGATAAATGATCTCGATAAAATTCTCGAATGGCTTTTATATGAAAAAGAGAAGAGAAACATAGAATTTGTTCATGGAATTGGTAAGAGAAAAACTACAATTCAGAAATGGATAGAGCAACTATTTGAATATAAAGAGAGACAAGAAAAATATAATTTCAGTAAAACCATATTCTCAAATAGAAATAGTTATTCTAAAACTGATCCAGACGCAACTTTCATGCATATGAAAGATGATCATATGAGAAATGGTCAATTAAAGCCAGCATATAATGTACAAATTGCAGTTGAAAGCGAATACGTGACCGGTGTCGGAATATTTGATGATAGAAATGACATAGCAACACTAATACCTATGCTTAATAATATGCAAGAAAAAATTGGTCGTAAATATCTTAATGTGATTTCAGATTCGGGTTATGAAAGCGAAGAAAATTATTTATTTTTAGAATACAATAATCAGACCCCATACATAAAGCCGCAAACTTATGAAAAGTGGAAAAAAAGAAGTTTCAAAAATGATATAAGTAAGCGAGAAAATATGCAATATGATGCTGAATCAGATTTTTATGTTTGCAATAATGGTAGAAAGTTGATTCCGACCTCTATTATTCATAGAAAATCCGCCAGTGGATACAAATCAGAAGTTACTGTTTATGAGTGTGAAAGCTGTGATAATTGTGTTCATAAAGAAAAATGTACAAAAGCAAAAGGAAATAGAAAGATGCAGGTTTCGAAAACTTTTGTAGAAAAGCGTGAAATATCTTATAGAAATATTACAACTGAAATTGGAGCTAAATTAAGAATGAACAGATCTATTCAGGTCGAAGGAGCATTTGGAGTTCTAAAAAGTGACTATGAATTCAATAGATTTTTAACACGTGGAAAAAATAGTGTAAAAACTGAATTTATTTTGCTTTGTTTTGGTTATAACATTAACAAATTGCATTCAAAAATCCAAAACGGAAGAACTCAAAAACATCTTCATGAATTAAAACAATCTGCCTAA
- a CDS encoding Rrf2 family transcriptional regulator, whose product MKISTKGRYGLRALIDICLYSSNEMVTVKSISERQEISERYLEQIFSSLRKGGIINAKKGAQGGYFLAKSAREFTIGDILSVLEGDLLLIDIEKDENDIENFISENLWNVINNKISSFFNSITLEDLANDYKNNNREDMYYI is encoded by the coding sequence ATGAAAATTTCAACAAAAGGTAGATATGGATTAAGGGCATTAATAGATATATGCTTATATTCATCAAATGAAATGGTGACAGTAAAAAGTATTTCAGAAAGACAAGAAATATCAGAAAGATATTTGGAACAAATATTTTCGTCACTTAGAAAAGGTGGAATAATAAATGCTAAAAAAGGAGCTCAAGGGGGATATTTCTTGGCTAAAAGTGCTAGAGAATTTACAATTGGAGACATTTTAAGTGTTTTAGAAGGAGATTTACTTTTAATTGACATAGAAAAAGATGAAAATGATATAGAAAATTTTATAAGTGAAAACCTATGGAATGTTATAAATAATAAAATAAGCTCATTTTTCAATTCAATAACATTAGAAGACTTGGCTAATGACTATAAGAATAATAATAGGGAAGATATGTATTATATATAG
- a CDS encoding RNA polymerase subunit sigma-24 has translation MNEFYGTKNYIHYIIEKYSDMLLRISYSYMKNLSDAEDITQDVFIKLLEKKPNFESPEHEKAWLIRIVMNLSKDKLKSAYFKKTAPLEGDFIDMTNDDDEIIHVVLNLPIKYRSIVLLYYYENYSISEISNILNIKETTIGSQLSRARKLLKSKLKEDFEYE, from the coding sequence ATGAATGAATTTTATGGTACCAAAAATTATATTCATTATATTATAGAAAAATATTCGGACATGCTATTAAGAATTTCATACTCTTATATGAAAAACTTAAGTGATGCTGAAGATATAACTCAAGATGTTTTTATTAAATTACTTGAGAAAAAGCCAAATTTTGAGAGTCCGGAGCATGAAAAAGCTTGGTTAATCAGAATTGTTATGAATTTAAGTAAAGATAAACTAAAATCAGCATATTTTAAAAAAACTGCACCTTTAGAAGGTGATTTTATTGATATGACAAACGATGATGATGAAATAATTCATGTCGTTCTGAACTTACCAATAAAATATAGAAGTATTGTTTTACTGTATTATTATGAAAATTACAGTATTTCAGAAATCTCAAATATTTTAAATATAAAAGAAACAACTATTGGTTCACAACTTAGTAGAGCAAGAAAATTGCTTAAATCTAAACTCAAGGAGGATTTTGAATATGAATAA
- a CDS encoding holin — MPNIDLKSRLKNKAFWVAMASAIAMLAQQLGLNIIPSNYTEIVNTVLMLLTMGGIVVDTSTTGISDQVKTTTTETVQVVNSTENKTIE, encoded by the coding sequence GTGCCAAACATTGATTTAAAATCAAGATTAAAAAACAAGGCTTTTTGGGTTGCCATGGCTAGTGCTATAGCAATGTTAGCACAACAACTAGGATTAAATATAATTCCATCAAATTATACAGAAATAGTTAATACAGTCTTAATGCTTCTAACAATGGGAGGAATAGTAGTTGATACAAGCACAACTGGTATAAGTGACCAAGTTAAAACTACTACAACAGAAACTGTTCAAGTTGTAAACTCTACAGAAAATAAAACAATAGAATAA
- a CDS encoding band 7 protein translates to MPVVLVIIGLIVLYLLIFKILGLRIIGTSEVGVAEKWWSPKGNLKDGKFIALNGEAGFQPDVLRTGIHFKSCLVYRIEKCQLVTIPQGQIGYVFSRDGEPLNETQTLGRVVECANFQDTRAFLANGGQKGPQRSILREGTYAFNLSAFIIFTEATDYYINIGNKLEAEQIKRMSNDLRTQNGFRPVVIREGTKNALGENIKDPMGIVTIQDGPSLPNGEIIAPVVGQDPSDEETYHNNFQNTEAFLKAGGYRGKQYQVISDGTYFINRLFASIDIIPKTIIPVGFAGVVNSFVGKKGIDVTESTYTHGELVEEGCKGIWANPLKPGKYSYNLSAGILTQVPTTNFILKWVQDEVGGHKFDENLKEVTLITMDAFEPTLPLSVVVHIDYKKAPLVIQRFGDIKRLVDQTLDPMVSSYFKNVGQKMTLIELIQKRSEIQKQATEEMKTKFQNYNLELEEVLIGTPSPNGDKKIEEILKQLSDRQLAKEKIETYNSQMKASEKEKELKDFQAKSEQQAELTKSEINIKIQDNVGKAELQKAKQDAERQKTLADAESYKVKRLGEAQAEMKARLGIAQAIATKEQVNAYGGPQYQVIQDVMSKFTDAIKEGKINIVPNNVVTMGGSENNGNVNAVESLLAVLLSEKLGADFKINTEESDFAKKMKEDIYKKMSEEKTDYKVKSKEDEIKEKPVENKNS, encoded by the coding sequence ATACCAGTTGTGCTAGTTATAATTGGTTTAATAGTTTTATATTTGTTAATATTTAAGATACTCGGACTTAGGATAATTGGTACAAGTGAAGTGGGGGTTGCTGAGAAGTGGTGGTCTCCAAAAGGAAACTTGAAAGATGGAAAATTCATTGCTCTTAATGGAGAAGCAGGATTTCAACCAGATGTTTTGAGAACTGGTATACACTTTAAATCATGTTTAGTATATAGAATTGAAAAGTGTCAATTAGTTACTATACCCCAAGGACAAATAGGCTATGTATTTTCTAGAGATGGTGAGCCTTTAAATGAGACCCAAACTTTAGGCAGAGTTGTAGAATGTGCTAATTTTCAAGATACTAGAGCTTTTTTAGCTAATGGAGGACAAAAGGGTCCACAAAGATCTATTCTTAGAGAAGGAACGTATGCTTTTAATCTTAGTGCTTTTATTATTTTCACAGAAGCTACAGATTATTATATAAACATTGGAAATAAGTTAGAAGCTGAACAAATTAAAAGAATGTCTAACGATTTAAGAACACAAAATGGTTTTAGACCAGTAGTAATTAGAGAAGGTACTAAAAATGCGTTAGGAGAAAATATTAAGGATCCTATGGGAATAGTAACAATACAGGATGGACCTTCCTTACCAAATGGAGAAATAATAGCTCCAGTTGTTGGACAAGATCCTTCAGATGAAGAAACTTATCATAACAACTTCCAAAATACAGAGGCTTTCTTAAAAGCTGGCGGATATAGAGGAAAGCAGTATCAAGTAATTAGTGACGGTACTTATTTTATAAATCGTTTGTTTGCAAGCATAGATATAATTCCAAAAACAATAATTCCTGTTGGTTTTGCAGGTGTAGTAAATTCATTTGTTGGTAAAAAGGGTATTGATGTAACTGAGAGTACTTATACTCATGGAGAACTTGTGGAAGAGGGATGTAAGGGTATATGGGCAAATCCTTTAAAACCAGGTAAGTATTCATATAACCTTTCAGCTGGAATCTTAACTCAAGTTCCTACAACTAATTTTATATTGAAATGGGTTCAAGATGAGGTTGGTGGACATAAATTTGATGAAAACTTGAAAGAAGTAACATTAATAACTATGGATGCTTTTGAACCAACATTACCACTTTCAGTTGTTGTCCATATTGATTACAAAAAGGCACCGCTTGTTATTCAAAGATTTGGAGATATAAAGAGGTTAGTTGATCAAACTCTTGACCCAATGGTTTCTTCATACTTTAAGAATGTAGGTCAAAAAATGACTTTAATAGAGCTTATACAAAAGCGTTCTGAAATTCAAAAACAAGCAACAGAAGAGATGAAGACAAAATTTCAGAATTATAACTTAGAGCTTGAAGAAGTGTTAATTGGAACACCTTCACCAAATGGAGATAAGAAAATTGAAGAAATCTTAAAGCAATTAAGTGATAGACAATTAGCTAAAGAAAAGATTGAAACTTATAATAGTCAAATGAAGGCAAGTGAAAAAGAGAAGGAACTAAAAGATTTCCAAGCTAAATCAGAGCAACAAGCAGAACTTACTAAATCAGAAATCAATATTAAAATTCAAGATAATGTTGGTAAAGCTGAACTTCAAAAAGCTAAACAAGATGCTGAAAGACAAAAAACTCTTGCAGATGCAGAATCTTATAAGGTTAAGAGACTCGGAGAAGCTCAAGCAGAAATGAAGGCAAGACTTGGTATTGCACAAGCTATTGCAACTAAAGAACAAGTTAATGCTTATGGTGGACCACAATATCAAGTAATTCAAGATGTAATGAGTAAATTTACAGATGCAATTAAAGAAGGAAAAATCAATATAGTACCTAATAATGTAGTTACTATGGGTGGTTCTGAAAATAATGGTAATGTAAATGCAGTAGAAAGTTTACTTGCAGTTCTATTATCTGAAAAGTTAGGTGCTGATTTCAAAATCAATACTGAGGAAAGTGACTTTGCTAAAAAGATGAAAGAAGATATATATAAGAAAATGAGCGAAGAAAAAACTGACTATAAGGTAAAGTCTAAAGAAGATGAGATAAAAGAAAAGCCAGTTGAGAACAAAAATAGTTAA
- a CDS encoding oleate hydratase gives MSKKINKNKLSGLLALGAIAGAATFAAVKAKKIKENSSKETIPLTSTNNENRQVYFIGGGLASLSGAAYLVRDCNFKGENIHVIESMNTLGGSNDGSGDVSNGFVCRGGRMLNEETYENFWELFSSIPSLDLKDKSVKEEILNFDHLHPTHAQARLVDKDGIIQDVTSMGFNNADRMALGKLMVTPEENLDDRTIENWFSHTPHFFETNFWYMWQTTFAFQKWSSLFEFKRYMERMIFEFSRIETLEGVTRTPYNQYESVILPLKSYLDKFGVDFSINATVTDLDFKPGEEITVTAIHLTDEEGEKTITLNPNDVCIMTNASMTDSATLGDLNTPAEYNPNKPISGELWSKVAKRKIGLGNPEPFFSNPEQTNWESFTVTSKGNKLLKLIENFSTNIPGSGALMTFKDSNWLISIVVAAQPHFKNQPLDTTVFWGYGLYTNKIGDYVKKPMRECTGSEMLVELLHHLHMEDKIDTIMEDVINVIPCMMPYVDAQFQPRKMSDRPQVVPKGSTNFAMISQFVEIPEDMVFTEEYSVRAARIAVYTLFNVKHKSIIPVTPYRKNPKVLKDALKKSYR, from the coding sequence ATGAGTAAAAAAATAAATAAAAACAAGTTAAGCGGATTGCTTGCGTTAGGTGCAATAGCTGGTGCAGCTACTTTTGCGGCAGTAAAAGCAAAAAAAATCAAAGAAAATTCTTCAAAAGAAACAATTCCTCTTACCTCTACAAATAATGAAAACAGACAAGTATATTTCATCGGAGGTGGCTTAGCTTCTTTATCTGGAGCAGCTTACCTTGTAAGAGACTGCAATTTTAAAGGTGAAAACATTCATGTTATAGAAAGTATGAATACTCTTGGAGGAAGTAATGATGGTTCAGGTGATGTATCAAATGGGTTTGTATGTCGTGGTGGTAGAATGTTAAATGAAGAAACATATGAAAACTTTTGGGAACTATTTTCTAGTATACCCTCTCTAGATTTAAAAGATAAAAGCGTTAAAGAAGAAATTCTTAACTTTGACCATTTGCATCCAACTCATGCACAAGCACGTTTAGTTGATAAAGATGGTATTATTCAAGATGTGACTAGTATGGGATTTAATAATGCCGATCGTATGGCTCTTGGTAAATTAATGGTTACCCCAGAAGAAAATTTAGATGACAGAACTATTGAAAATTGGTTTAGTCATACTCCACATTTTTTTGAAACTAACTTTTGGTATATGTGGCAAACAACTTTTGCTTTTCAAAAGTGGTCTAGTTTATTTGAATTCAAGCGTTATATGGAACGTATGATTTTTGAATTTTCTCGTATTGAAACTTTAGAAGGCGTTACACGTACTCCTTACAATCAATATGAATCTGTTATTCTTCCATTAAAATCTTACTTAGATAAATTTGGTGTTGATTTTAGTATCAATGCAACAGTAACTGATTTAGATTTTAAACCAGGAGAAGAAATTACAGTGACAGCTATACATTTAACCGATGAGGAAGGTGAAAAAACTATCACCTTAAATCCAAATGATGTTTGTATTATGACAAATGCTTCCATGACTGATAGTGCAACTTTAGGTGATCTTAATACACCAGCTGAATATAATCCCAATAAACCAATTTCAGGCGAACTTTGGTCAAAAGTGGCTAAAAGAAAAATAGGTCTTGGTAATCCAGAACCATTCTTCAGTAATCCAGAACAAACCAACTGGGAAAGCTTTACTGTAACTTCCAAAGGTAATAAATTATTAAAGCTAATTGAAAATTTTTCTACTAATATTCCTGGTAGTGGTGCCTTGATGACATTTAAAGATTCTAACTGGTTAATAAGCATAGTTGTTGCAGCTCAGCCACATTTTAAAAATCAACCACTTGATACAACTGTTTTCTGGGGATATGGTTTATACACAAACAAAATTGGAGATTATGTAAAGAAACCAATGCGTGAGTGTACTGGATCTGAAATGCTGGTAGAGCTTCTGCATCATTTGCATATGGAAGATAAAATTGATACGATTATGGAAGATGTAATCAATGTTATTCCATGTATGATGCCTTATGTGGATGCACAATTTCAACCACGTAAGATGAGTGATCGACCACAAGTTGTGCCAAAAGGTTCAACAAACTTTGCAATGATTAGTCAATTTGTTGAAATCCCAGAAGACATGGTCTTTACTGAAGAATATTCTGTACGTGCAGCAAGAATTGCAGTATACACTTTGTTTAATGTAAAACATAAATCTATTATTCCAGTAACTCCATATAGAAAGAATCCTAAGGTTCTAAAAGATGCTTTAAAAAAGTCTTATAGATAA